ACCTCCAGCAGCCCTCACAGGCCACCTTCGACGGCTTACAGAACGCTCCCCTACCCAACAACGCCTAAGCGTCGCTGCCGCAGCTTCGGTGCATGGTTTAGCCCCGTTACATCTTCCGCGCAGGCCGACTCGACCAGTGAGCTATTACGCTTTCTTTAAATGATGGCTGCTTCTAAGCCAACATCCTGGCTGTCTGTGCCTTCCCACATCGTTTCCCACTTAACCATGACTTTGGGACCTTAGCTGGCGGTCTGGGTTGTTTCCCTCTTCACGACGAACGTTAGCACCCGCCGTGTGTCTCCCGTGATAACATTCTTCGGTATTCGTAGTTTGCATCGGGTTGGTAAGTCGGGATGACCCCCTAGCCGAAACAGTGCTCTACCCCCGAAGATGAGTTCACGAGGCGCTACCTAAATAGCTTTCGGGGAGAACCAGCTATCTCCCGGTTTGATTGGCCTTTCACCCCCAGCCACAAGTCATCCGCTAATTTTTCAACATTAGTCGGTTCGGTCCTCCAGTTAGTGTTACCCAACCTTCAACCTGCCCATGGCTAGATCACCGGGTTTCGGGTCTATACCCTGCAACTTAACGCCCAGTTAAGACTCGGTTTCCCTGCGGCTCCCCTATTCGGTTAACCTTGCTACAGAATATAAGTCGCTGACCCATTATACAAAAGGTACGCAGTCACCTAACGAGTAGGCTCCCACTGCTTGTACGTACACGGTTTCAGGTTCTATTTCACTCCCCTCGCCGGGGTTCTTTTCGCCTTTCCCTCACGGTACTGGTTCACTATCGGTCAGTCAGGAGTATTTAGCCTTGGAGGATGGTCCCCCCATATTCAGACAGGATGTCACGTGTCCCGCCCTACTCATCGAACTCACAACTTGTGCATTTTTGTGTACGGGACTATCACCCTTTACTGTGCGACTTTCCAGACGCTTCCACTAACACACAAACTGATTCTGGTTCTGGGCTCCTCCCCGTTCGCTCGCCGCTACTGGGGGAATCTCGGTTGATTTCTTTTCCTCGGGGTACTGAGATGTTTCAGTTCCCCCGGTTCGCCTCATTAACCTATGTATTCAGTTAATGATAGTGTGTCGAAACACACTGGGTTTCCCCATTCGGGTATCGTCGGGTATTACGCTTCATATCAGCTTACCGACGCTTATCGCAGATTAGCACGCCCTTCATCGCCTCTGACTGCCTAGGCATCCACCGTGTACGCTTAGTCGCTTAACCTCACAACCCGAAGGTGTCTTTGAGTAATCAAAGTCACATATCGCGCTGCGATTATTTGAGAGACTCATTGACAGACTGATTCATCATTGACACCCGCAGGTATCAATGTTCATTCAGCTGTCATGTTTCAATTTTCAGCTTGTTCCAGATTGTTAAAGAGCAATATCGTAAACATGACTCCGAAGAATCATCTTTAAGATATTCATGATAATGTCTTTCACTCATTATCGGATTGGCGTCCCCAAGGGGATTCGAACCCCTGTTACAGCCGTGAAAGGGCAGTGTCCTAGGCCTCTAGACGATGGGGACACGAAAAATCCGTACCGGATCATAAACCCGGCACTCTCGCGTCAGCATGAGTTTGCACTCATCGCATCAACAGGTGCGCTTGCTCAGTATTTTCATCAGACAATCTGTGTGAGCACTTCACTCAACGCACATCTTCTTGGTAAGGAGGTGATCCAACCGCAGGTTCCCCTACGGTTACCTTGTTACGACTTCACCCCAGTCATGAATCACAAAGTGGTAAGCGCCCTCCCGAAGGTTAAGCTACCTACTTCTTTTGCAACCCACTCCCATGGTGTGACGGGCGGTGTGTACAAGGCCCGGGAACGTATTCACCGTAGCATTCTGATCTACGATTACTAGCGATTCCGACTTCATGGAGTCGAGTTGCAGACTCCAATCCGGACTACGACGTACTTTATGAGGTCCGCTTGCTCTCGCGAGGTCGCTTCTCTTTGTATACGCCATTGTAGCACGTGTGTAGCCCTACTCGTAAGGGCCATGATGACTTGACGTCATCCCCACCTTCCTCCGGTTTATCACCGGCAGTCTCCTTTGAGTTCCCGACCGAATCGCTGGCAACAAAGGATAAGGGTTGCGCTCGTTGCGGGACTTAACCCAACATTTCACAACACGAGCTGACGACAGCCATGCAGCACCTGTCTCACAGTTCCCTAAGGCACCAAAGCATCTCTGCTAAGTTCTGTGGATGTCAAGAGTAGGTAAGGTTCTTCGCGTTGCATCGAATTAAACCACATGCTCCACCGCTTGTGCGGGCCCCCGTCAATTCATTTGAGTTTTAACCTTGCGGCCGTACTCCCCAGGCGGTCGATTTAACGCGTTAGCTCCGGAAGCCACGCCTCAAGGGCACAACCTCCAAATCGACATCGTTTACAGCGTGGACTACCAGGGTATCTAATCCTGTTTGCTCCCCACGCTTTCGCACCTGAGCGTCAGTCTTTGTCCAGGGGGCCGCCTTCGCCACCGGTATTCCTCCAGATCTCTACGCATTTCACCGCTACACCTGGAATTCTACCCCCCTCTACAAGACTCTAGCCTGTCAGTTTTGAATGCAGTTCCCAGGTTAAGCCCGGGGATTTCACATCCAACTTAACAGACCGCCTGCGTGCGCTTTACGCCCAGTCATTCCGATTAACGCTTGCACCCTCCGTATTACCGCGGCTGCTGGCACGGAGTTAGCCGGTGCTTCTTCTGCGAGTAACGTCAATCGATAAGGTTATTAACCTTACCGCCTTCCTCCTCGCTGAAAGTGCTTTACAACCCGAAGGCCTTCTTCACACACGCGGCATGGCTGCATCAGGCTTGCGCCCATTGTGCAATATTCCCCACTGCTGCCTCCCGTAGGAGTCTGGACCGTGTCTCAGTTCCAGTGTGGCTGGTCATCCTCTCAGACCAGCTAGGGATCGTCGCCTAGGTGAGCCATTACCTCACCTACCAGCTAATCCCATCTGGGCACATCCGATGGCAAGAGGCCCTAAGGTCCCCCTCTTTGGTCCGAAGACGTTATGCGGTATTAGCTACCGTTTCCAGTAGTTATCCCCCTCCATCAGGCAGTTTCCCAGACATTACTCACCCGTCCGCCGCTCGTCACCCAGAGAGCAAGCTCTCCTGTGCTACCGCTCGACTTGCATGTGTTAGGCCTGCCGCCAGCGTTCAATCTGAGCCATGATCAAACTCTTCAATTTAAGATTTGTTTGATTTGCTGAACTCGTCAGCGATGCTCAAAGAATTAAAACTGTTTATTCGTAATGAATTTACTGTTGTTCACTCTTCAAGACTTTTTATATCGTTAAGATACGGTCTTGTGAGTGCCCACACAGATTGTCTGATTATATTGTTAAAGAGCAGTGCGTTGCAGCCTTAACCGCTTCGCGAGGTGGCGTATGCTACGCTTTCCACCTTCAGAGTCAACGTTTATTTTAAAGCGTTTCCTCTTTCTTTATCGACCCGGTTGTGTGTTCACAGCGCCGTGTCGATGGAGGCGCATTATAGGGAGCCGATTCAGAAGCGCAAGCAAATCTCGTAAACTTTTTTCCGTTTGCGCATCTTTCATTCGTTCCGCTGGTTAACTGCGCGTTTTTATCCATTTTGGCAGCTCTGCGAGGCTTTCCAGCACACCATCAGCCAGTGCTTCGCCCTGCTCGGTAACCGGTTTACCGGTGCGAACCAGTAATTTATTTCCCACACCTGCGCCAATTGCAGCCTGCATATCCTCTAACTTGTCTCCCACCATATAAGACGCCGCCATATTAATGTGCAGTTCGCTCTGTGCGGAAAGCAACATACCAGGTTCAGGCTTGCGACAATCACAGACCTGCCGATATTCACCTTCGCCAGCTTCAGGATGATGCGGGCAAAAGTAGATGCCATCCAGATCAACACCGCGGTCTGCCAGCGACCAATCCATCCATTCTGTCAGTTGCATAAACTGATCTTCTGTAAATTTGCCACGCGCGATACCGGACTGATTCGTCACAACAACCAGCGCGAACCCCATGCTCTTCAATTCGCGCATGGCATCGATGACACCATCTATAAATTGAAAATGGTCAATCTCATGGACATAACCGTGATCGACATTGATCGTGCCATCACGATCAAGAAAAATTGCTGGAACGTTTTGTGCCACTGACTTTGCTCCTGAATGGCGTAAATTGCGCGGTAGTATCGCATGTTTTCACTTATAGGGAGAATCTAGAGCCATGACAATCCCGATTGACTTAGCCATCTAGACACCCTAACATCCATTTCATATTCTGTTAATACAGAAACGAATTTATCCAGCCATAGGCCCTTACGATAAAATATATGATTGAGCTTTCTAATATTACTAAGATTTTCCAGCAGAATGGACGGGCTATTACCGCACTTTCTGATGTCAGCTTTCACGTTCCCACCGGGCAAATCTATGGCGTTATCGGTGCATCGGGAGCAGGTAAAAGTACACTGATTCGCTGCGTCAATTTATTGGAACGTCCGACAGAAGGGAAAGTGCTGGTAGATGGGCAAGAGCTGACTCAACTGTCAGATAGCCAATTGACGCGCGCACGCCGTCAAATCGGCATGATTTTTCAACATTTCAACCTGCTCGCTTCGCGCACCGTTTTTGGCAACATTGCGCTACCGTTGGAATTGGATAACACGCCAAAAGCCGACATCACCAAACGAGTCAATGAATTGTTAGAGTTGGTTGGTCTAGCAGATAAACACGACGTGTACCCCGCGAACTTGTCCGGCGGACAAAAACAGCGTGTCGCCATTGCCCGTGCGCTGGCGAGCAATCCGAAAGTCCTGCTGTGTGATGAAGCAACCAGCGCATTGGATCCTGCAACGACTCGCTCGATTCTTGAATTACTGAAGGACATCAATCGCCGCCTTGGCCTAACCATTCTTCTTATTACACATGAAATGGATGTGGTGAAACGCATTTGCGATCAGGTTGCGGTTATCAGTGACGGGCGGCTCATCGAGCAGGACACCGTAAGTGAAGTCTTCTCGCATCCGAAAACGCCGCTGGCGCAGAAGTTCATTCAGTCAACGTTACATCTGGATATCCCTGACGATTACCTCACTCGTTTGTCACCAGACCATCATCCAGAGGCTACACCGTTATTACGGATGGAGTTTACGGGTAAGTCGGTGGATGCCCCACTACTGTCCGAGGTCGCTCGGCGCTTTACTATTAATAACAACATTATTAGTGCTCAGATGGATTATGCCAGTGGCGTCAAGTTCGGCATCATGCTGACAGAAATGCACGGCAACGATGCGGATATCAAAGCCGCAATCCAATTCCTGCAGGAAAGTCACGTTACCGTTGAGGTTTTGGGTTATGTCTGAAGCAATGATGTGGTTAATGGCTAAGGGAGTATGGGAAACCGTCGCGATGACGTTCGTTTCTGGTTTCTTTGGTTTTGTGCTTGGCTTACCCGTGGGCGTTTTATTGTATACCACGCGTCCGGGGCAAATCATTGCCAATCCAAAACTCTATCGGACCGTTTCTGCACTGGTAAACATTTTCCGCTCAATTCCGTTCATTATTTTACTGGTCTGGATGATTCCTTTTACCCGCATCGTTGTCGGAACGTCTATTGGGCTACAAGCGGCAATCGTTCCTCTCACCGTAGGTGCAGCACCGTTTATTGCCCGTATGGTGGAAAATGCACTGCTTGAAATTCCAAATGGTCTGATCGAAGCTGCCCGTGCAATGGGTGCGACGCCGATGCAAATCATCAGAAAGATATTGCTGCCGGAAGCGTTACCGGGACTAATTAATGCCGCAACCATCACACTCATTACGCTCGTAGGCTATTCTGCTATGGGTGGCGCCGTCGGCGCAGGTGGCTTAGGTCAAATTGGTTATCAGTATGGTTATATTGGTTATAACGCGACGGTAATGAATACAGTATTAATATTACTGGTTGTTTTGGTTTACCTGATTCAATTTTTCGGCGACAGGGCAGTAAAAGCTGTCACACACAAGTGATCACCACAATACGCATTTGCCTAAAAGCATCTGCCAAGAAAATAGTTAATTAGGGGTAAGGATATGGCGATTAAACTGAAATCTATTGCGACCATTGGCGCACTTATTGGTGCTCTGGCGCTAGCGGGATGTGGACAGGAAGAAAAAAATCCTAATCATATTAAAGTCGGCGTTATTGTTGGCGCAGAACAGCAGGTTGCGGAAATCGCGCAAAAAGTGGCGAAAGACAAATACGGCCTGGACGTTGAGTTAGTCACATTTAACGACTACGTGTTGCCAAATGAAGCCCTAAGCAAAGGTGACATCGATCTGAATGCCTTCCAGCACAAACCTTATCTGGATCAGCAGATCAAAGATCGTGGTTATAAACTGGTTTCTGTCGGCAACAGCTTTGTCTACCCGATTGCTGGTTACTCCAAAAAAATCAAATCGCTGAATGAGCTGCAAGAGGGTGCGCAAATTGCGCTGCCAAACGACCCGACCAATCTGGGTCGCTCTCTGCTGCTGCTGCAAAAAGTCGGCTTGATTAAACTGAAAGACAACGTTGGCCTGCTTCCAACGGTACTGGATGTCACTGAAAATCTGAAAAATATCAAACTGGTTGAGCTGGAAGCGCCACAGTTGCCACGCTCTTTAGATGATGCGCAAATCGCGCTGGCTGTCATCAACACCACTTATGCTAGCCAGATTAACCTGACGCCAACGAAAGATGGTCTGTTTGTTGAAGAAAAAGATTCACCGTATGTAAACCTGCTGGTTTCACGCGAAGACAACAAAGATGCTGAAAACGTGAAGAAATTCGTTCAGGCTTATCAGTCTGACGAAGTAAACGACGCAGCAAATAAAATCTTTAATGGCGGCGCAGTGAAAGGCTGGTAATCCAGCACTAATGCGTTTAATTAAAAGATATTGCTAAGACGGGCTACGGCCCGTCTTGTTATTTGTGCAATTGCTTGCTTCAATACTTGCTCTTTGAGAAAAAGCAGAGGAATCCTTTAATGCGTGCTGTTCCCTTTATATTGTTAGCCATGTCGCTGACAGGCTGTTCTTTATTTCAGAAGCTACAGGCACCCGTTCCTCAACCTGTTGTTGAAACCAAAACTGTAGAACCCGCACCGAAACAAAAGCCACCCGCTCGCCCTGCTCCAGCCGTGCTATATAAAAGTGCTGAAGAATTAGTCGGTAAACCTTTCCGTGATATGGGTGAAGTTTCAGGCTCTTCATGTCAAGTCAGCGCTCAGGACTCTCCTCCCAACACGGCAAATGCGCGTAAAAGAATGCAAAATCGCGCAACAGCAATGAAGGCCAATGCAGTTTTACTGCATGAATGCCAAACCGTCAGTGGCATAGCGGGTTGCTATAGCCAGGTCGTTTGCCAGGGCACCGCGCTGAAAGTCTCTGCACAATGAGTCAATTTGTTTTCAATCAGATCGGGATTATCCGTTCACCGTATAAAGAAAAGTTTGCTATTCCGCGACAGCCGGGTCTGATTGAAGACGGAGGCGGAGAACTTCAGCTATTACCGCCATATAACCAAGCCGAGTGTGTGCGGGGACTAGAAAATTTCAGCCATATTTGGATACTGTTCATCTTTCATCAAACGATGGAAGGCGGCTGGCGTCCAACGGTTCGCCCACCGCGTTTGGGAGGAAATGTGCGTACAGGCGTTTTCGCTACGCGTTCCACTTTTCGCCCTAACCCTGTCGGCATGTCGCTGGTTGAATTAAAAGCAATCCGAGCAAAAGGCGATGCGATTACGCTCGAATTAGGCAGCCTTGATCTGGTCGATGGCACACCGATCGTCGATATCAA
The window above is part of the Pectobacterium araliae genome. Proteins encoded here:
- the gmhB gene encoding D-glycero-beta-D-manno-heptose 1,7-bisphosphate 7-phosphatase → MAQNVPAIFLDRDGTINVDHGYVHEIDHFQFIDGVIDAMRELKSMGFALVVVTNQSGIARGKFTEDQFMQLTEWMDWSLADRGVDLDGIYFCPHHPEAGEGEYRQVCDCRKPEPGMLLSAQSELHINMAASYMVGDKLEDMQAAIGAGVGNKLLVRTGKPVTEQGEALADGVLESLAELPKWIKTRS
- the metN gene encoding methionine ABC transporter ATP-binding protein MetN, which encodes MIELSNITKIFQQNGRAITALSDVSFHVPTGQIYGVIGASGAGKSTLIRCVNLLERPTEGKVLVDGQELTQLSDSQLTRARRQIGMIFQHFNLLASRTVFGNIALPLELDNTPKADITKRVNELLELVGLADKHDVYPANLSGGQKQRVAIARALASNPKVLLCDEATSALDPATTRSILELLKDINRRLGLTILLITHEMDVVKRICDQVAVISDGRLIEQDTVSEVFSHPKTPLAQKFIQSTLHLDIPDDYLTRLSPDHHPEATPLLRMEFTGKSVDAPLLSEVARRFTINNNIISAQMDYASGVKFGIMLTEMHGNDADIKAAIQFLQESHVTVEVLGYV
- a CDS encoding methionine ABC transporter permease MetI; translation: MSEAMMWLMAKGVWETVAMTFVSGFFGFVLGLPVGVLLYTTRPGQIIANPKLYRTVSALVNIFRSIPFIILLVWMIPFTRIVVGTSIGLQAAIVPLTVGAAPFIARMVENALLEIPNGLIEAARAMGATPMQIIRKILLPEALPGLINAATITLITLVGYSAMGGAVGAGGLGQIGYQYGYIGYNATVMNTVLILLVVLVYLIQFFGDRAVKAVTHK
- a CDS encoding MetQ/NlpA family lipoprotein, whose amino-acid sequence is MAIKLKSIATIGALIGALALAGCGQEEKNPNHIKVGVIVGAEQQVAEIAQKVAKDKYGLDVELVTFNDYVLPNEALSKGDIDLNAFQHKPYLDQQIKDRGYKLVSVGNSFVYPIAGYSKKIKSLNELQEGAQIALPNDPTNLGRSLLLLQKVGLIKLKDNVGLLPTVLDVTENLKNIKLVELEAPQLPRSLDDAQIALAVINTTYASQINLTPTKDGLFVEEKDSPYVNLLVSREDNKDAENVKKFVQAYQSDEVNDAANKIFNGGAVKGW
- the rcsF gene encoding Rcs stress response system protein RcsF is translated as MRAVPFILLAMSLTGCSLFQKLQAPVPQPVVETKTVEPAPKQKPPARPAPAVLYKSAEELVGKPFRDMGEVSGSSCQVSAQDSPPNTANARKRMQNRATAMKANAVLLHECQTVSGIAGCYSQVVCQGTALKVSAQ
- the tsaA gene encoding tRNA (N6-threonylcarbamoyladenosine(37)-N6)-methyltransferase TrmO — translated: MSQFVFNQIGIIRSPYKEKFAIPRQPGLIEDGGGELQLLPPYNQAECVRGLENFSHIWILFIFHQTMEGGWRPTVRPPRLGGNVRTGVFATRSTFRPNPVGMSLVELKAIRAKGDAITLELGSLDLVDGTPIVDIKPYLPFAESHTQARAGFAQMAPDATMPVLFSPHAEKQLAEHHKKYPQLKRFISQVLAQDPRPAYRKGENATREYAVLLLEFNVRWRVSGEQTEVLSLDLSHTC